The proteins below come from a single Leptospira levettii genomic window:
- a CDS encoding glutathione S-transferase family protein, producing MKLYGSITSPYVRRIRFLCLELGIPFQLVDTMTESGQKELREKNPLWKVPYLETDDVKIWDSHTITDYILETKGHGKFRPKVGDHFYREANLLTAIDQALDNAILLFYLNKEGIKPDAAPYLTKNALRISSILEYIKRELSGNHFFTDGKVGLSEIALYSTLDWMRFRSVLPILEEEIFVNFLNFHGPNKSWIETAPK from the coding sequence ATGAAATTATATGGTAGCATCACTTCCCCTTATGTAAGACGCATACGTTTCCTTTGTTTAGAACTCGGGATTCCTTTCCAATTAGTCGATACGATGACAGAATCAGGTCAAAAGGAACTTAGAGAAAAAAATCCACTTTGGAAAGTCCCATACTTAGAAACTGACGATGTCAAAATCTGGGATAGCCACACCATCACTGATTATATTTTAGAAACAAAAGGGCATGGTAAGTTTCGTCCCAAAGTTGGTGATCATTTTTACAGAGAAGCCAATCTTCTCACAGCCATTGACCAAGCCCTCGACAATGCCATCCTTCTCTTTTATTTGAATAAGGAGGGAATCAAACCAGATGCCGCTCCTTACTTAACCAAAAATGCACTTCGTATCAGTTCCATTTTAGAATACATCAAACGAGAGTTAAGTGGTAATCATTTCTTTACCGATGGAAAGGTAGGTTTATCTGAAATTGCACTGTATTCCACTTTGGATTGGATGCGGTTTCGGTCTGTATTGCCTATTTTGGAAGAGGAAATTTTTGTCAATTTTCTGAATTTCCATGGGCCAAACAAATCCTGGATCGAAACGGCTCCTAAGTAA
- a CDS encoding ATP-dependent helicase, with the protein MKLNAAQMEAVSTIQGPLLVFAGAGSGKTRVITNRIAHMVEGVKIPASKIVALSFTNKSAKEMAERLRKMVPREKLKGITLSTFHSLGLKILKEHITKLGYNETFLLFNGTDQEAFVSDLLKSKRLDPKKVPPKEILRRISYAKNTQVHPKDNGLTGEFDLVAAEVFSLYEEGLKEKNAIDFDDLILLPKRLLAEFPEIAAYYQRKHEYFLVDEFQDTNQLQYEFLSLFRGNSDNLCVVGDDDQSIYAFRGSNVQLILNFEREFPHAKVVRLLENYRSTSLIIQAANSLIQNNKGRKEKTLYSRIPSAERVEYYETADEREEAIFVAGRIQTLLIKNEFKGKEIAILFRTNFQSRPFEEELRNRSIPYKVVGGYNFFDRKEIRDCISYLRYVANPKDDYSLLRIINYPKRGIGPGTMQKLQEEAFTHKLSLYEIFHKMIESPDYLPEVKAKVRQEIYQFVEMVDAFKKKFAMSPKLAPVLREMITQIGFEREISMEETEEKVVKARIYNLSELVNMLSFFEEEEGREGKATIFDFLQRLVLLMEDEPKEDEEDRRVQLLTMHQSKGLEYDLVFLVGLEEGILPNSRVIEEEGEVVDEERRLLYVGMTRPRRKLYLTSARTRRKFGEQIESAPSRFLNELSQDAVLFFPMETKDRDTETKNFLEELDKLKVG; encoded by the coding sequence ATGAAATTGAATGCGGCACAAATGGAAGCTGTTTCCACCATCCAAGGTCCCCTTCTTGTCTTTGCAGGAGCAGGGTCAGGGAAAACCCGCGTCATCACCAACCGGATCGCCCATATGGTGGAGGGAGTCAAAATCCCTGCGAGTAAAATCGTAGCTCTTTCCTTTACCAATAAAAGTGCCAAAGAAATGGCAGAGCGCCTTCGGAAAATGGTTCCGAGAGAAAAACTGAAAGGGATTACCCTTTCCACCTTCCATTCCCTTGGCCTTAAGATCCTAAAAGAACACATTACCAAACTTGGTTACAACGAAACGTTTTTACTCTTTAATGGAACCGACCAGGAAGCCTTTGTTTCCGACCTTTTAAAATCCAAACGCCTGGATCCCAAAAAAGTCCCTCCAAAAGAAATCCTTCGCCGTATCTCCTATGCGAAAAATACGCAAGTCCATCCCAAAGACAATGGTCTCACTGGTGAGTTTGATTTAGTGGCAGCCGAAGTTTTTTCACTGTATGAAGAGGGTCTCAAAGAAAAAAATGCCATCGATTTTGATGATTTGATTTTACTTCCCAAACGACTGTTAGCTGAGTTTCCTGAAATTGCAGCTTATTACCAAAGAAAACACGAATACTTCCTTGTGGATGAATTCCAAGACACAAACCAACTCCAATACGAGTTTTTATCTCTCTTTCGTGGGAACAGTGATAACCTCTGTGTAGTGGGAGATGATGACCAAAGTATCTATGCATTCCGCGGATCCAATGTCCAACTCATCCTGAATTTTGAAAGGGAATTCCCTCATGCAAAAGTGGTGAGGTTACTTGAAAATTATCGGTCCACATCACTCATCATCCAAGCAGCAAACTCCCTCATCCAAAACAACAAAGGCCGTAAGGAAAAAACCTTGTACAGCCGGATCCCTTCCGCCGAACGCGTGGAATACTATGAAACTGCCGATGAAAGAGAAGAAGCCATCTTTGTAGCAGGAAGGATCCAAACACTTCTCATCAAAAATGAATTTAAGGGTAAAGAAATCGCCATCCTTTTTCGTACGAACTTCCAATCACGTCCCTTCGAAGAAGAACTTCGCAACCGGAGTATTCCTTACAAAGTAGTGGGTGGTTATAATTTTTTTGACAGAAAGGAAATCCGAGATTGTATTTCGTATCTTCGTTACGTGGCAAACCCTAAAGATGATTATTCCCTCCTTCGGATCATCAATTACCCGAAACGTGGCATAGGTCCTGGCACCATGCAAAAACTCCAGGAAGAAGCCTTTACCCACAAACTTTCTCTGTATGAAATCTTTCATAAAATGATTGAGAGTCCCGACTATTTGCCCGAAGTAAAGGCTAAGGTCAGACAAGAAATTTACCAATTTGTAGAAATGGTAGATGCCTTCAAAAAGAAGTTTGCCATGTCTCCGAAACTCGCACCGGTACTTCGGGAAATGATCACTCAAATTGGGTTTGAGCGGGAAATTTCCATGGAAGAAACCGAAGAGAAGGTGGTCAAAGCCCGTATCTACAACTTAAGTGAACTTGTGAACATGTTGTCCTTTTTTGAAGAAGAAGAGGGCAGGGAAGGAAAGGCCACAATTTTTGACTTCTTACAAAGGTTAGTCCTCCTCATGGAAGATGAACCGAAAGAGGATGAAGAGGACAGAAGGGTGCAACTCCTCACCATGCACCAGTCAAAAGGACTCGAATACGATTTAGTATTTTTAGTGGGACTCGAAGAGGGAATTTTACCGAACTCACGTGTTATAGAAGAAGAAGGGGAAGTGGTCGATGAAGAACGACGCCTTCTCTACGTGGGTATGACTCGCCCAAGGCGAAAATTGTACTTGACTTCGGCTCGTACAAGACGCAAATTTGGGGAGCAAATCGAGAGTGCCCCCTCTCGGTTTTTAAACGAGCTGTCTCAGGACGCTGTTCTTTTTTTCCCTATGGAAACAAAGGATAGAGACACAGAAACTAAGAATTTCTTAGAGGAATTAGACAAACTAAAGGTAGGCTAA
- a CDS encoding NUDIX hydrolase, which produces MKERKNWKDLFPTPIYTLASFDIKLPRSEQEKTYYVLKSKNWVNVVPVTKSGEILLIKQYRHGIGEDSLEIPGGIVDEEEPDSELTSVIRELREETGYATDPNKIKLLSKFSGNPAMFTNWSYSYVAYDVEPMFDVEFDEGEDIEIVLKSPKEVKQLLLDGTIHHPHMAAALGIYFLQGG; this is translated from the coding sequence TTGAAAGAACGAAAAAATTGGAAAGACCTATTCCCTACTCCCATTTATACTCTGGCATCCTTCGATATCAAACTACCACGTTCAGAACAAGAAAAAACCTATTATGTTTTAAAATCCAAAAACTGGGTGAATGTGGTTCCCGTCACCAAATCTGGAGAAATTTTACTCATCAAACAATACAGACATGGGATCGGTGAAGACAGTTTAGAAATTCCTGGCGGTATTGTGGATGAAGAAGAACCAGATAGCGAACTAACATCCGTCATCCGAGAATTACGTGAAGAGACAGGGTATGCTACAGACCCAAACAAAATCAAACTGTTGTCAAAATTTTCTGGTAATCCTGCCATGTTCACCAACTGGTCATACTCTTATGTAGCCTATGATGTGGAACCCATGTTTGATGTAGAGTTTGATGAAGGGGAAGATATTGAAATTGTTTTAAAATCACCAAAGGAAGTCAAACAACTGTTACTTGATGGAACAATCCATCACCCCCATATGGCGGCGGCACTCGGAATTTATTTTTTACAAGGTGGTTAG
- a CDS encoding LIC_12586 family protein yields MERFFPTHRFLEWKQNLEFVLNRIRENKRVLFSFIALAFVFFLFVLSYYGLEFYLRNYRIPLVKLRKVVAATINQELGKAVDIGVLDFSLREGLIIEDLVVSNEEDFSFNDHMLKVKKVTFRLSSYFKESPTVERIDFYSPQLVLNEDTSLRNRLIEYAQTSRIKDIRFHDAKLTVKKSDTTLVDWKEGWDIDLLRKNKRLYLKYTNGWFWVPNTTRIKGEGEFSETNLNEYKFEFFWKNYPSEEAILLTNFLFGANVQSAVLSGEGKISSDPNNGFVMDGEVEFENSFIIIPFFENYLLEGFRFREKFHFTENLEEREFIGNEFQIKSQVLSQMAKETLLFRKIEFQIGALEDIFEHVTDISGFIRFPLFGEMHGNIELKETGEKNKWFTLSGELNGSEIKLDSSLVQIENAKLSLKLKPNQEWDLNLDAEIFGKPSHLMGSGYSEWSRSKKLDGSYYYPMTSKSKLSFQTTELTANDWKPLYEDWKKETLEEIRERQEKLIPEEYFYQTKLYKYFLESMNFDLGIYITNFYPYQGAKSLGESKGNFTVKDGRFNFNLGLGNIDSKVSMVSYFASKTPNFSLNLLLKEYPWSEPWMVMCGIELKPTNVSMDFSFNSIGSDYYMLHKDARTSYFLKLFGINLKDGDLIVKGNVDLKPLQSPFDMEFTLNRYSDLDYLSDVVVTSGNGSIDLKGYGNNKNGNYQMTVYGLLGETRGNFSISEEDNKCVFK; encoded by the coding sequence TTGGAACGTTTTTTCCCAACACATCGTTTCCTTGAGTGGAAACAAAACTTAGAATTCGTACTCAATAGAATCCGTGAAAACAAACGGGTTCTATTTTCATTTATAGCTCTTGCTTTCGTTTTTTTTCTCTTTGTCCTATCTTACTATGGTTTAGAATTTTATCTCCGTAACTATCGGATCCCACTCGTCAAACTTCGTAAAGTTGTTGCCGCAACCATCAACCAAGAATTAGGCAAAGCCGTTGATATTGGAGTTCTCGATTTTTCGTTAAGAGAAGGACTCATCATTGAAGATTTGGTTGTCTCAAACGAAGAAGACTTTTCGTTTAATGATCATATGTTGAAGGTAAAAAAAGTTACCTTTCGACTCTCAAGTTATTTCAAAGAATCTCCTACGGTGGAACGCATTGATTTTTACAGTCCACAACTTGTTTTAAACGAAGATACCAGTTTAAGGAATCGGTTGATTGAGTATGCACAAACAAGTCGTATCAAAGACATCCGATTTCACGATGCAAAACTCACAGTTAAAAAATCAGATACAACTTTGGTGGATTGGAAAGAAGGTTGGGATATCGATTTACTTCGAAAAAACAAACGTCTTTATTTAAAATATACAAATGGTTGGTTTTGGGTTCCAAATACAACGCGAATCAAAGGAGAAGGTGAGTTTTCCGAGACCAATTTGAATGAATATAAATTTGAATTTTTTTGGAAAAATTATCCCTCAGAAGAAGCGATATTACTCACCAATTTTTTGTTTGGTGCAAATGTTCAATCTGCCGTTTTATCAGGGGAAGGTAAAATATCTTCCGATCCAAATAATGGTTTTGTGATGGATGGAGAGGTTGAATTTGAGAACTCATTCATTATCATACCATTTTTTGAAAACTATCTCTTGGAAGGTTTTCGGTTTCGAGAGAAGTTTCATTTTACGGAAAATTTAGAAGAACGAGAATTTATTGGGAATGAGTTCCAAATCAAATCACAAGTATTGTCCCAGATGGCGAAGGAAACGTTACTTTTTCGCAAAATTGAATTTCAAATTGGGGCATTAGAAGATATATTTGAACATGTTACTGACATCTCTGGATTTATTCGTTTTCCATTGTTTGGTGAAATGCATGGAAATATTGAATTAAAGGAAACTGGAGAAAAAAACAAATGGTTTACTCTTTCAGGGGAACTCAATGGAAGTGAGATCAAACTTGATTCTTCACTTGTCCAAATTGAAAATGCAAAACTAAGTTTAAAACTAAAACCAAACCAAGAATGGGATTTGAACTTAGATGCTGAAATTTTTGGAAAACCTTCTCATTTAATGGGTTCTGGATATTCCGAGTGGAGTCGGTCCAAAAAATTAGATGGATCTTATTATTACCCAATGACTTCAAAATCCAAACTTAGTTTTCAGACGACGGAACTGACAGCTAACGATTGGAAACCATTATATGAGGATTGGAAAAAAGAAACCTTAGAAGAAATTCGAGAAAGGCAGGAGAAACTAATTCCTGAAGAGTATTTTTACCAAACAAAACTCTATAAATACTTTTTAGAATCGATGAATTTTGATTTAGGAATCTACATTACAAATTTTTATCCTTACCAAGGGGCAAAATCTCTTGGAGAATCAAAAGGTAATTTTACTGTCAAAGATGGTCGCTTTAATTTCAATTTGGGATTGGGAAATATAGATTCAAAAGTTTCTATGGTATCTTATTTTGCGAGTAAAACACCTAACTTTAGTTTGAACCTGCTATTAAAAGAATACCCATGGTCGGAACCTTGGATGGTGATGTGTGGGATTGAATTAAAACCTACCAATGTCAGTATGGATTTTAGTTTCAATAGCATTGGGAGTGATTATTATATGTTGCATAAAGATGCTAGAACATCTTATTTCTTAAAATTATTCGGAATTAATTTAAAAGATGGAGACTTGATTGTAAAGGGAAATGTGGATTTAAAACCATTACAATCACCATTTGATATGGAATTTACCCTCAATCGATATTCCGATTTGGATTATTTATCGGATGTAGTCGTAACAAGTGGAAATGGATCCATTGATTTAAAAGGTTATGGCAATAATAAAAACGGTAATTACCAGATGACTGTGTATGGTTTATTGGGAGAAACGAGAGGGAATTTTTCGATTTCAGAGGAGGATAACAAATGCGTTTTCAAATGA
- a CDS encoding tetratricopeptide repeat protein: MKSILPLTLLLLVVAFENCASNKETIRPGVSKINTGSHLAQIEAIDADLKSSTLSDESRDKLIIKKGKLLLDLGRYEESITTLNQVNQAKANPVQLSEWNLAMGKAYIGKNEYNKAIQFLNQSEKLDKNTNLMERKKLVVQSLVAEREYYPALATLTKTYTKGNQKKDEFYYETAAKTYLKMGFEYKNTGFYQKGLQVANLGLEEFPNNETLKSIQKECLEVLQPEGKL, encoded by the coding sequence ATGAAATCGATTCTCCCACTCACCCTCCTATTGTTGGTAGTGGCATTTGAAAATTGCGCATCAAACAAGGAAACCATCCGCCCAGGAGTTTCCAAAATCAACACAGGGTCTCATTTGGCCCAAATCGAAGCAATCGATGCTGATCTCAAATCCTCTACACTATCTGACGAATCCCGTGACAAATTAATTATCAAAAAGGGAAAGTTATTACTCGATTTAGGTCGTTATGAAGAATCAATCACAACCCTAAACCAAGTAAACCAGGCAAAAGCAAATCCTGTACAATTGTCTGAGTGGAATTTGGCAATGGGGAAAGCCTATATCGGAAAAAACGAATATAACAAAGCGATCCAGTTCCTAAACCAATCGGAGAAACTTGATAAAAATACGAACCTAATGGAACGTAAAAAACTAGTGGTGCAATCTCTTGTAGCAGAAAGAGAGTATTACCCAGCACTTGCGACTCTTACAAAAACCTACACAAAAGGGAATCAGAAAAAAGACGAATTCTACTACGAGACTGCAGCAAAGACCTATCTCAAAATGGGATTCGAATACAAAAACACCGGTTTTTATCAAAAAGGATTACAAGTCGCAAATCTTGGTTTGGAAGAATTTCCTAACAATGAAACCTTAAAGTCCATTCAAAAAGAATGTTTGGAAGTGTTACAGCCGGAGGGCAAACTCTAA